A part of Halobaculum sp. MBLA0143 genomic DNA contains:
- a CDS encoding DUF357 domain-containing protein, with product MPAELAEKTDRYGEMLADALAAAEIAVPADTPAHDAAREVREMAVAYLDDGEHFRAADDPVNALASFSYGYGWLDCGVRLGLFDVPEETELFTV from the coding sequence ATGCCCGCGGAACTGGCGGAGAAGACGGACCGGTACGGGGAGATGCTCGCAGACGCGCTGGCGGCCGCAGAGATCGCGGTGCCGGCGGACACGCCCGCCCACGACGCCGCCCGGGAGGTGCGGGAGATGGCCGTCGCGTACCTGGACGACGGGGAACACTTCCGGGCGGCGGACGACCCGGTGAACGCGCTGGCGTCGTTCTCGTACGGCTACGGCTGGCTGGACTGTGGCGTTCGGCTGGGACTGTTCGACGTGCCGGAGGAGACGGAGCTGTTCACGGTCTGA